In Lactococcus paracarnosus, a genomic segment contains:
- the rplL gene encoding 50S ribosomal protein L7/L12: MALNIENIVAELETATILELSELVKAIEEKFDVSAAAPVAAAGPAAAAEEQTEFDVELTAAGDKKVATIKAVREATGLGLKEAKDLVDSAPVVIKEGLSKADAEAIVEAIGAAGGSAGLK, encoded by the coding sequence ATGGCATTGAACATTGAAAACATCGTTGCTGAACTTGAAACAGCAACTATTCTTGAACTTTCTGAGCTTGTAAAAGCAATCGAAGAAAAATTTGACGTATCTGCAGCAGCTCCAGTAGCAGCAGCAGGTCCTGCAGCAGCAGCTGAAGAGCAAACTGAATTTGACGTTGAGTTGACTGCAGCTGGCGACAAAAAAGTTGCGACTATCAAAGCAGTTCGCGAAGCTACTGGTCTTGGACTTAAAGAAGCTAAAGATCTTGTTGACAGCGCTCCAGTTGTTATCAAAGAAGGTCTTTCAAAAGCTGATGCTGAAGCTATCGTTGAAGCTATCGGCGCTGCTGGTGGTTCTGCTGGTCTTAAATAA
- a CDS encoding ECF transporter S component — protein MTNSLRTRKLVLIAMLAAISFILMIFPQFPLLPGADFLKIEFSILPILVGLYLFDLPAALTILVIRSLLKLLLNNEGVNTWVGLPLNIVAVGSFVMVFALFFKRNASTQTYVAGSILATITMTVAMMVVNLVYAIPLYAKFAHFDINQIFGTWHYLLAIVLPFNLIQGVIFAISFAIIFVALKSILDRLTKKK, from the coding sequence ATGACAAACTCACTTCGCACACGTAAGCTAGTATTGATTGCTATGCTCGCGGCTATTTCATTCATCTTGATGATTTTCCCACAATTTCCATTATTACCGGGGGCTGATTTTTTAAAGATTGAATTTTCGATTTTACCCATTTTAGTAGGCTTATATCTATTTGATTTACCTGCTGCATTGACGATTCTTGTCATCCGTTCTCTTTTAAAGTTATTGCTTAATAATGAAGGTGTTAATACTTGGGTTGGTTTGCCACTTAATATAGTGGCTGTCGGTTCTTTTGTTATGGTTTTTGCACTTTTTTTCAAAAGAAACGCATCTACTCAGACATATGTTGCTGGCAGTATCCTTGCAACAATTACGATGACAGTCGCGATGATGGTCGTAAATCTTGTCTATGCTATCCCCTTATACGCTAAGTTTGCCCATTTTGATATTAATCAAATATTTGGTACTTGGCATTACCTGCTTGCGATTGTCTTACCCTTTAACTTGATTCAAGGTGTGATATTTGCGATCAGCTTTGCCATTATATTTGTGGCACTAAAATCAATTTTAGATAGATTAACCAAAAAAAAATAA
- the brnQ gene encoding branched-chain amino acid transport system II carrier protein, protein MEKKLKISDYLLIASMLFGLFFGAGNLIFPLHMGQEAGSAIFQANIGFLITGIGLPFLGIIAVGLSRTSGVFEMASRIHRVYAYVFTILLYLVIGPLFALPRLATTSFEIGFSSVLSADVQKPALAVFCVLFFFSAWWFARKPSKILDYIGKFLNPIFLILLGFLLVIAFIRPMGSSTDAAVGQAFQASPFVTGFTQGYNTLDALAALAFGIIIVTTIKQRGVTNPKTIAIDTIKSGVISVLLMGIIYTCLSYLGAMSVAKFKVSENGGIALSQIAQYYLGTFGMIILALIIVIACLKTAVGLITAFSETFVELFPKRSYGFFAITVSVLPCLFANVGLTNLISLSVPVLMFIYPLAITLILLSLFSPLFKHSSRVYRITTVFTAIAALFDGLNAIPFPEHAQNIIISMVDFAKAFIPLFSIGMGWLVPALIGFIIGLIWELLANKVKPSTSLK, encoded by the coding sequence ATGGAAAAAAAGCTAAAGATTAGTGATTATCTACTGATTGCATCGATGTTATTTGGGCTGTTTTTTGGTGCTGGAAATTTAATTTTTCCACTCCATATGGGACAAGAAGCAGGATCGGCAATTTTTCAAGCCAATATTGGCTTCTTAATTACGGGTATTGGCTTACCTTTCTTAGGGATAATTGCAGTTGGTTTATCTAGAACATCTGGTGTCTTTGAGATGGCATCCCGAATTCATCGCGTTTATGCCTATGTCTTCACTATTTTATTATATTTAGTCATCGGCCCATTGTTTGCCTTGCCTCGTCTTGCAACAACTTCCTTTGAAATTGGTTTTTCATCAGTGCTATCAGCTGATGTACAGAAACCAGCCCTGGCAGTATTCTGCGTGCTATTTTTCTTTAGTGCTTGGTGGTTTGCTAGAAAACCTTCAAAAATACTAGACTATATCGGAAAATTTTTGAATCCAATATTCTTAATCCTACTTGGCTTTTTATTAGTTATCGCCTTTATTCGACCAATGGGATCTAGTACAGATGCAGCAGTGGGACAAGCTTTTCAAGCTTCACCATTTGTCACTGGCTTTACGCAAGGCTATAACACCTTGGACGCACTTGCAGCATTAGCATTCGGCATTATTATTGTAACGACAATTAAACAACGTGGCGTAACCAACCCTAAAACGATTGCCATCGATACGATCAAGTCAGGCGTTATCAGCGTCTTGTTAATGGGGATCATCTATACCTGTCTATCTTATCTCGGTGCCATGAGTGTTGCCAAATTCAAAGTTAGTGAGAATGGCGGCATTGCCTTATCCCAAATTGCCCAATACTATCTAGGGACGTTTGGTATGATCATTCTTGCCTTAATCATCGTGATTGCTTGTTTAAAAACAGCAGTAGGGCTGATAACAGCGTTTTCAGAAACCTTCGTTGAATTATTTCCTAAACGCTCTTATGGTTTCTTTGCTATCACAGTCAGTGTCCTACCTTGTTTATTTGCAAATGTTGGTCTAACAAACTTAATCAGTCTTTCCGTACCAGTCTTAATGTTTATCTATCCTTTAGCGATCACATTAATCTTGTTATCTCTATTTAGTCCATTATTTAAACATTCAAGTCGGGTTTATCGCATTACGACTGTATTTACGGCTATTGCAGCCTTATTTGACGGGTTGAATGCGATACCATTCCCTGAACATGCACAGAATATCATCATTTCTATGGTTGATTTTGCTAAAGCCTTTATCCCATTATTCTCTATCGGAATGGGCTGGTTAGTGCCAGCTTTAATTGGTTTTATCATCGGTCTTATTTGGGAACTTCTGGCCAATAAAGTCAAGCCATCAACATCATTAAAATAA
- the rplJ gene encoding 50S ribosomal protein L10 encodes MSEATIAKKAELVDVVAQKFADASGIVVADSRGLTVGQDTELRKQLREAGVEFKVIKNSILRRAAEKAGYADLTDQFVGPSAIAFSNEDAIAPAKILSNFAKTADKLEVKAGVIEGKVSSKEEIAAIASLPSREGLLSMLLSVLQAPVRNVAYAVKAVADKAEEAA; translated from the coding sequence ATGAGTGAAGCTACAATCGCTAAAAAAGCTGAGTTAGTTGACGTTGTTGCCCAAAAATTTGCAGATGCTTCTGGTATCGTCGTTGCAGATTCTCGTGGACTTACAGTTGGACAAGACACTGAATTACGTAAACAATTACGTGAAGCAGGTGTTGAATTCAAAGTCATCAAAAACTCAATCTTGCGTCGTGCTGCTGAAAAAGCTGGTTATGCAGACCTTACGGATCAATTCGTAGGACCATCTGCAATCGCCTTTTCAAATGAAGATGCAATTGCACCAGCAAAAATCTTATCAAATTTTGCTAAGACTGCTGACAAACTCGAAGTTAAGGCTGGCGTTATCGAAGGCAAAGTATCTTCTAAAGAAGAAATTGCTGCTATCGCATCACTTCCAAGCCGCGAAGGATTGCTTTCTATGCTCCTTTCAGTACTTCAAGCACCAGTTCGCAATGTCGCATACGCTGTCAAAGCAGTTGCCGACAAAGCAGAAGAAGCAGCTTAA
- a CDS encoding branched-chain amino acid aminotransferase — translation MTIDIDWENLGFNYMKLPYRFIAHYKNGQWEKGQLTEDATLHLSESSPALHYGQQAFEGLKAYRTKSGDIQLFRPDENAARLQKTADRLMMPQVPTDLFVSAVKSVVKANHEYVPPYTSGGSLYLRPLLIGVGDIIGVQPAQEYIFTVFAMPVGSYFKGGLTPTNFIVSRDFDRAAPHGTGAAKVGGNYAGSLLPGKQAHDAGYSDVIYLDPATHTKIEEVGSANFFGITKDNEFVTPLSPSILPSITKYSLLYLAEHRLGLKAIEGDVVIADLDRFSEAGACGTAAVISPIAGIQNGDDYHVFYSETEVGPITQKLYDELVGIQKGDVLAPEGWVYKVEID, via the coding sequence ATGACTATTGATATTGACTGGGAAAATCTTGGCTTTAATTATATGAAATTACCTTACCGTTTTATTGCCCACTACAAAAATGGACAATGGGAGAAAGGGCAGTTAACTGAGGATGCTACTTTGCATCTATCAGAGTCTTCTCCAGCCCTACATTACGGTCAACAAGCTTTTGAAGGCTTGAAAGCATATAGAACCAAATCTGGTGATATTCAGCTTTTTAGACCCGATGAAAATGCTGCACGTCTGCAAAAGACTGCGGATCGCTTGATGATGCCTCAGGTCCCAACTGATTTATTTGTCTCTGCAGTTAAATCAGTCGTTAAAGCGAATCATGAGTATGTGCCCCCCTATACTAGTGGTGGTAGTCTCTATCTGCGTCCTTTACTAATCGGTGTCGGTGATATTATCGGTGTGCAACCAGCTCAGGAATACATCTTTACTGTATTCGCTATGCCTGTCGGTAGTTATTTCAAAGGTGGTTTAACGCCAACTAACTTTATCGTCTCACGTGATTTTGACCGAGCTGCACCGCATGGTACTGGCGCAGCCAAAGTAGGTGGTAACTACGCAGGTAGTTTATTGCCAGGTAAACAGGCACATGATGCTGGTTATTCTGATGTTATCTATCTTGACCCAGCGACACATACTAAAATAGAAGAAGTCGGTTCAGCTAACTTCTTTGGTATCACGAAAGATAATGAATTTGTGACACCACTTAGTCCTTCTATCTTACCGTCAATCACTAAGTATTCACTACTTTATCTAGCTGAGCACCGTTTAGGACTAAAGGCAATAGAAGGTGATGTTGTCATAGCTGATCTTGACCGTTTTTCCGAAGCAGGTGCATGTGGTACGGCAGCAGTTATCTCACCAATCGCTGGTATCCAAAATGGTGATGACTATCATGTTTTCTACAGTGAAACTGAAGTTGGCCCGATTACGCAGAAGCTTTACGACGAACTAGTCGGTATCCAAAAAGGTGATGTCCTTGCGCCAGAAGGATGGGTATATAAGGTTGAAATCGATTGA
- a CDS encoding segregation/condensation protein A produces the protein MNYVKKEINIKIQDFEGPLDLLLHLVNQYKVDIYEVPLVEVITQYLSYLDMMKDRALDLASEYLVIASQLVLIKSRRLLPTVSEAFEEETLDLEQEILTQIDEYRKYKALSLSLEAKHSDRSLFYSKAKTEILADDVALLADKNALDLYFAFSALMQRKKAEFQDHHNTINSDEFSIEDKIKDILAIFEKSKHHVFSDFFNLTHSLDEVVTVFLAMLELIKNQTLTFEQTDSFGDIMLSRTEVEMISE, from the coding sequence ATGAATTATGTAAAAAAAGAAATCAACATAAAAATTCAAGACTTTGAAGGGCCACTAGATTTGTTACTACATTTAGTCAATCAATACAAGGTGGACATTTATGAAGTCCCCTTAGTTGAGGTGATTACACAATACCTCAGCTATCTAGATATGATGAAGGACAGGGCGTTAGATCTTGCTTCAGAATACTTAGTGATTGCTAGTCAGTTAGTCTTAATCAAATCAAGACGGCTATTGCCGACTGTTTCAGAAGCGTTTGAAGAAGAAACGCTTGATCTAGAACAAGAAATCTTAACCCAAATTGATGAATATCGTAAGTATAAAGCCTTGAGCCTAAGCCTTGAGGCAAAACATAGTGATCGTAGTCTATTTTATTCAAAAGCTAAAACAGAGATTTTAGCTGATGATGTTGCATTACTGGCTGATAAGAATGCCTTAGATTTATATTTTGCCTTTTCAGCACTTATGCAACGTAAAAAGGCTGAATTTCAAGATCATCATAATACGATAAACTCGGATGAGTTTTCAATTGAGGATAAGATTAAGGATATTCTAGCCATTTTTGAAAAAAGTAAACACCATGTCTTCTCAGATTTTTTTAACCTTACGCATTCTTTAGATGAAGTGGTCACTGTATTTTTGGCCATGTTGGAGTTAATCAAAAATCAGACACTGACTTTTGAGCAGACCGATTCATTTGGTGATATTATGTTGTCAAGAACAGAAGTGGAGATGATAAGTGAATAA
- a CDS encoding HAD-IC family P-type ATPase encodes MNKHNSYGLTSDEVKIRQQQQQTNKVKKTASRSYHQILFFNIFTFFNLINCVLFYLVSLTKSYYNGLFVLVVFSNVIINLFQEILSKRTLDKLALLKVSKAKVYRDQVLVTIPIDQIVLDDFLLLENGDQVPSDARVVEGSLEINESLLTGEVDSIYKLPESELYSGSFVTSGQAVCQVTHVGEDNYIQKITKEAKAIKKQTYMIKDSLGKIIKWISIILVPLCSLLFVKQFFFSGVAFNKAILYTVAAAVGMFPEGLYLLTSVALTISAVYLARKRVLVQELNCIDALARVDILCLDKTGTITEGKMVVEKTISLAPSVDVSTIMGSMLAALPDKNPTAMALRLAFTENDTLRPSDVTPFSSDRKYSCVTFAEKGMYFLGATSFLLSENEAEALKLDKKYAHEGYRVLTLGHSNEIADHKAVKAITPIAMFLISDTVRENVIETLQFFKEQSVTCKIISGDDPATVSQIAKKVQLPGAEKYIDVSKLNETELKDAVINYQIFGRVTPQRKKKMVVALKSLGHTVAMTGDGVNDVLALKEANCSIAMASGVDAARQTSDIVLLDNQFNAIPSIMNEGRRVINNMTRAGALVLVQVIYSILLTTGTLIAGFSYPFEPIQLTIINACFVGIPSFLLNFELDFKRVKGEFLATIFKKAFPPGLTIAIGTLLIINVGHFSGSSRKALSIMAILFTAWNYLLVQRKIYPPNTKYRLFIFLTTQTIYFIALILGQNFLNLGNVTYINLILLVALLGYSIFFQNIFASLLTKLYKRFKMKLAIRQDTNQ; translated from the coding sequence ATGAATAAGCATAATAGTTATGGCCTTACCTCTGATGAAGTGAAAATAAGACAGCAACAGCAACAAACGAATAAAGTAAAGAAAACGGCAAGTCGGTCTTATCATCAAATCTTATTTTTTAATATCTTTACCTTTTTTAATCTCATTAATTGTGTATTATTTTATCTTGTTTCATTAACCAAATCTTATTATAATGGTCTCTTTGTACTCGTTGTTTTTAGTAATGTGATCATTAATCTTTTTCAAGAAATACTATCAAAACGTACATTAGATAAACTGGCCTTATTAAAGGTCTCTAAAGCTAAGGTTTACAGAGATCAGGTGCTGGTCACGATACCAATCGATCAAATTGTACTGGATGATTTTTTATTGCTTGAAAACGGTGATCAGGTACCCTCAGATGCACGTGTCGTTGAAGGTAGTTTAGAGATTAACGAATCCCTATTAACTGGAGAGGTAGATAGTATCTATAAATTACCTGAGAGCGAGCTATACTCTGGTAGTTTTGTCACTTCAGGTCAAGCAGTATGCCAAGTGACGCATGTTGGTGAAGATAATTATATTCAAAAAATCACTAAAGAAGCTAAGGCAATCAAAAAGCAAACATACATGATTAAGGACAGCCTTGGCAAAATTATCAAATGGATTAGCATTATTTTAGTCCCATTATGTTCTCTTTTGTTTGTCAAACAGTTTTTCTTTTCAGGAGTTGCCTTTAATAAGGCGATTTTATATACAGTAGCAGCAGCAGTCGGGATGTTCCCAGAAGGACTTTATCTATTAACCAGTGTTGCTTTAACAATCAGTGCTGTCTATCTGGCACGAAAGAGAGTACTCGTTCAGGAGCTAAACTGTATCGACGCATTAGCTAGGGTTGATATTCTTTGTTTAGATAAAACAGGAACCATTACGGAAGGTAAGATGGTTGTTGAAAAAACAATATCATTGGCACCATCAGTTGATGTATCGACTATCATGGGAAGCATGCTGGCTGCACTTCCTGATAAAAATCCTACTGCGATGGCACTAAGGCTGGCATTTACTGAGAATGATACGCTAAGGCCAAGTGACGTCACTCCCTTTTCTTCTGATCGCAAATATAGTTGTGTTACTTTTGCCGAGAAAGGGATGTATTTCCTAGGCGCTACCTCTTTTTTGTTATCCGAAAATGAAGCAGAAGCGTTAAAACTCGATAAAAAATATGCACATGAGGGTTATCGAGTTCTAACTTTAGGCCATAGTAATGAGATAGCTGACCATAAAGCGGTTAAGGCCATAACCCCAATTGCCATGTTCCTCATATCTGATACCGTAAGAGAAAATGTGATAGAAACCTTACAATTTTTCAAAGAACAGAGTGTCACCTGTAAGATTATCTCTGGAGATGATCCAGCGACTGTCTCTCAGATAGCTAAAAAGGTGCAACTACCAGGTGCTGAAAAATATATTGACGTATCTAAGCTTAATGAGACAGAACTAAAAGACGCCGTTATCAACTATCAAATATTTGGTCGTGTCACACCACAGCGTAAAAAAAAAATGGTTGTGGCCTTAAAATCATTAGGCCATACTGTTGCCATGACTGGTGATGGTGTAAATGATGTATTAGCATTAAAAGAAGCAAACTGCTCTATTGCTATGGCATCTGGTGTGGATGCTGCTCGGCAAACATCAGATATTGTCCTTCTTGATAATCAGTTTAATGCGATTCCTAGTATTATGAATGAGGGGAGAAGGGTCATCAACAATATGACGAGGGCTGGTGCATTAGTATTAGTTCAAGTCATTTACTCTATCTTACTGACAACCGGAACCTTGATCGCGGGGTTTAGCTATCCATTTGAACCTATTCAGCTGACGATTATTAATGCTTGTTTCGTTGGTATACCAAGTTTTTTACTTAACTTTGAACTAGATTTTAAACGCGTCAAAGGAGAATTCCTAGCGACCATTTTCAAGAAAGCCTTTCCTCCTGGCTTAACAATTGCCATCGGTACCTTACTGATTATTAATGTTGGACACTTTTCTGGCAGTAGTAGAAAGGCTTTGTCCATCATGGCGATTTTATTTACCGCCTGGAATTATCTGCTGGTTCAAAGAAAAATCTATCCACCGAATACCAAATACCGGTTATTTATTTTCTTGACGACACAGACAATTTATTTTATTGCCTTAATTCTCGGTCAAAACTTTTTAAATCTGGGTAATGTGACCTATATTAATTTGATTTTATTAGTTGCGTTATTAGGTTATTCAATATTCTTTCAAAACATATTTGCTTCATTATTGACAAAACTTTACAAAAGATTCAAAATGAAGTTAGCTATAAGACAAGATACAAATCAATAA
- a CDS encoding pseudouridine synthase, with translation MRINKYLAQAGVASRRKAEDLIKAGDVTVNGKIMTDLAYQVKSGDAVEVKQTQIYKEEPVYYILNKPRGVISSVSDEKDRKTVLDFFRHIPERIYPVGRLDWDTSGLLLLTNDGDFSNLMTHPSHQIEKVYIAKVEGQANKENLRPLTQGVKIDGRKTKPAIYHIIKQDVSTKKSVVQLTIHEGRNHQVKKMFEAVGLPVLKLSRVQYGTLDLTGLQPGEFRRLSKKEVSQLVNSAKS, from the coding sequence ATGAGAATTAATAAATACTTAGCCCAAGCGGGCGTTGCAAGTCGTCGAAAAGCAGAAGATTTAATCAAAGCTGGTGATGTAACAGTTAATGGTAAGATCATGACTGACTTAGCTTACCAAGTTAAGTCAGGTGATGCAGTTGAAGTGAAACAAACACAGATCTATAAAGAAGAACCTGTTTATTATATCCTTAATAAACCACGTGGGGTTATTTCGTCAGTTTCTGATGAAAAAGATCGTAAAACTGTTTTAGACTTTTTCCGTCATATTCCTGAGAGAATTTATCCCGTCGGCAGACTGGATTGGGATACAAGTGGGCTATTACTCCTAACAAATGATGGTGACTTTTCAAATTTGATGACTCACCCAAGTCACCAAATCGAAAAAGTCTATATAGCAAAAGTTGAAGGACAAGCCAACAAAGAAAATCTTCGGCCATTAACGCAAGGTGTTAAAATAGATGGTAGAAAAACAAAACCTGCTATCTACCATATTATTAAGCAAGATGTCTCAACTAAAAAATCAGTTGTACAACTGACGATTCATGAAGGACGGAACCATCAGGTTAAAAAGATGTTTGAAGCTGTTGGCTTACCTGTGCTAAAACTTTCTCGTGTTCAGTATGGTACCTTAGATTTGACTGGCCTACAACCAGGCGAGTTTCGTAGACTATCTAAAAAAGAAGTCAGTCAACTTGTCAATAGTGCAAAATCGTAA
- the scpB gene encoding SMC-Scp complex subunit ScpB, whose protein sequence is MNKTAELEVLLFVTGEEGVTLRDLSGLLNITPSAVTQQIEKLTKKYTLDNASALTIIETAGKYRLATKAVFRPLLQHYAKTPMNQSLSKAALEVLAIIAYKQPLTRLEVDKIRGVNSSGTMTTLQAFDLIEVVGKKEVIGNPNLYATTHHFLDYIGINSLEALPEVNEASLIDIDDVDIFNEKELKTNEN, encoded by the coding sequence GTGAATAAAACTGCTGAACTTGAAGTATTACTATTTGTTACAGGCGAAGAAGGCGTGACATTAAGAGATTTATCAGGCCTCTTAAACATTACCCCTAGTGCAGTAACCCAACAAATTGAGAAACTGACTAAGAAGTACACGCTGGACAATGCCTCTGCTCTGACGATTATCGAAACCGCAGGAAAGTATCGACTGGCAACTAAGGCTGTATTTAGGCCGTTATTACAGCACTACGCCAAAACACCCATGAACCAGTCTTTGTCAAAAGCAGCTTTAGAGGTACTCGCAATCATTGCTTATAAACAGCCTTTAACACGATTGGAAGTCGATAAAATTCGAGGTGTTAATTCATCAGGCACCATGACAACACTTCAAGCTTTTGATTTAATCGAAGTGGTTGGTAAAAAGGAAGTCATAGGGAATCCTAATCTTTATGCAACAACGCACCATTTCTTAGATTATATCGGTATAAACAGCCTTGAAGCACTACCGGAAGTAAACGAAGCATCACTCATAGATATCGACGATGTTGATATCTTTAACGAAAAGGAATTAAAGACAAATGAGAATTAA
- a CDS encoding acyltransferase family protein, producing MNNTRENNFNIIRLSAALLVIYVHSFSIFHTTKKEPIVSFLHLGFGLGEFAVTVFFIISGYLITASYIKSETNFRYFKARVLRIYPGLIVVMLLTAFLVGPFLTRLDIKSYFQSIEVYLYPIKGIPLFTATSGIPGLFTENHYPNAVNGSLWTLFWEFLCYIGVAVLGNLKILNKLTVQLMMACVIVTSVILSFFSKYQFIMHSLVIVLPLFLAFFTGMLFYFIKSNIKFEIKWTCIVLISFIILSNENLSFTNLYLLPLAYLVFALSYSKHIRFYHFGSKYDISYGTYIYAFLIQQILYQITEGSLPFFANVTLSIVITIPFAFLSYVLIEKPIMKFK from the coding sequence ATGAACAATACAAGAGAAAACAATTTCAATATTATTAGATTGTCGGCTGCGTTATTGGTTATCTATGTACATTCTTTTTCAATTTTTCACACGACTAAAAAAGAACCAATTGTATCTTTTTTACACTTGGGATTTGGTCTGGGAGAATTTGCTGTTACTGTGTTCTTCATTATATCAGGCTATTTAATTACAGCAAGCTATATTAAGAGTGAAACTAACTTTCGATATTTTAAAGCTCGAGTTTTAAGAATTTATCCAGGTTTGATTGTTGTAATGCTCTTGACCGCCTTTTTAGTAGGACCTTTTTTAACAAGATTAGATATTAAGTCTTACTTTCAAAGTATAGAGGTATATCTTTACCCAATAAAAGGTATACCACTTTTTACGGCAACAAGTGGAATACCTGGATTATTTACAGAAAATCATTATCCAAATGCTGTTAATGGGAGTCTTTGGACACTTTTTTGGGAGTTCTTATGCTATATTGGTGTTGCAGTTCTGGGTAATTTAAAGATATTGAATAAATTAACTGTGCAGTTAATGATGGCGTGTGTCATCGTTACATCTGTTATACTCAGTTTTTTTTCAAAATATCAATTTATTATGCATAGTTTAGTGATCGTTTTACCACTGTTTCTTGCTTTCTTTACTGGTATGCTATTTTATTTTATCAAGTCAAATATCAAATTTGAAATAAAGTGGACCTGTATAGTATTGATAAGTTTTATCATATTGTCTAACGAAAACCTGTCTTTCACAAATTTATATCTGTTACCATTGGCATACCTCGTATTTGCCTTATCTTATTCTAAACACATTAGGTTTTATCACTTTGGCAGTAAGTATGATATTTCCTATGGCACATACATTTATGCTTTTTTGATTCAACAAATCCTCTATCAGATAACAGAAGGGTCTCTGCCGTTCTTTGCTAATGTGACACTATCGATTGTCATTACAATTCCTTTTGCATTTTTATCTTATGTATTAATTGAGAAACCGATTATGAAATTCAAGTAA
- the xerS gene encoding tyrosine recombinase XerS, whose product MNRERLIDNIEDLKIAMPSFVLEYYRSKSAVPYSLTTLYEYLKEYHRFFTWLIAADITQASHMQAISLKTLENLTKSDLETYILYLRERPRLNAKTTKYGVSQSTINRTLSALSSLYKYLTEEVEDENGEPYFHRNVMKKVSTQKKKETLASRAEHIKNKLFLGDETQGFLNFIETEYDKTLSNRAKSSFVKNKERDLAIIALILASGIRLSETVNIDLDDLNMNTFVVEVMRKGGKQDSVNIAGFAKPYLVNYLAIRDSRYTPMKQEKALFLTAYKAKANRIDNSSIEKIVGKYSKVFKVRVTPHKLRHTLATRLYAETNSQVLVSHQLGHASTQVTDLYTHIVNDEQKNALDKL is encoded by the coding sequence ATGAATAGAGAACGATTAATTGATAATATTGAAGACTTAAAAATTGCCATGCCTAGCTTTGTTCTAGAATACTACAGATCTAAGTCTGCTGTCCCTTATTCATTGACAACCTTATATGAATATCTTAAAGAATATCATCGTTTTTTTACTTGGTTGATAGCTGCCGATATCACACAAGCAAGTCATATGCAAGCTATCTCCCTCAAAACATTGGAGAATTTAACCAAATCAGATTTGGAAACCTATATCTTATATCTACGTGAACGACCAAGGCTAAATGCGAAGACGACAAAATATGGTGTGTCACAGAGTACGATTAATCGTACCTTATCTGCACTTTCAAGCCTCTACAAGTACTTAACTGAGGAAGTGGAGGATGAAAATGGTGAGCCCTACTTCCATCGTAACGTCATGAAAAAAGTAAGCACACAAAAGAAAAAAGAAACCCTGGCATCAAGAGCTGAACATATCAAGAATAAACTATTTTTGGGTGATGAAACGCAAGGATTCTTAAATTTTATCGAAACAGAATACGACAAAACGTTATCTAATAGAGCAAAATCATCATTTGTTAAAAATAAAGAGCGAGATTTAGCCATTATCGCACTTATTTTAGCCTCAGGCATACGATTATCCGAGACGGTCAATATTGACCTCGATGATTTAAATATGAATACCTTTGTTGTCGAGGTGATGAGAAAAGGCGGCAAACAAGACTCAGTGAATATAGCTGGGTTTGCAAAACCTTATTTAGTGAATTATTTGGCTATTCGAGATAGTCGATATACGCCAATGAAGCAAGAAAAGGCCTTATTTTTGACTGCTTATAAGGCTAAAGCCAATCGAATTGATAACTCAAGTATTGAGAAAATCGTTGGCAAGTATTCTAAAGTTTTTAAAGTTCGTGTAACGCCGCATAAACTGAGACATACTTTAGCGACACGTCTCTATGCAGAGACAAACTCTCAAGTTTTGGTTAGTCATCAACTTGGACATGCTTCTACTCAGGTAACCGATCTTTATACTCATATCGTAAACGATGAACAAAAAAACGCCTTGGATAAGTTATAA